AGCGGAACAGCTCCGCAAACGGCCGGCATGGATGCCCAATCCTGGCTCGTGTCCATCGGCTGGAAAGCAGACGCAGCCCCATTCCGTCCGCTCCTGCAATTGCTGGAGCCGGAAGATGATGAACCAGCATGGCGACTACGGCTGGTATTGCAGAACAAACTGGATGCAGCTGTTCTGGTTCCCGTACGCCTGGATTCACGTGGCCGGTTGGAAGGTGAATGGCCGGACGTATGGACGCCGTTCATCCTTGATCGTTCCGCAGGATGGCTGGAGCAGCTGCGTGCACATCTGCCCCGAATTCGCCGCGCTATCAGCGGCAGCCGGGATGTGCTCAGTGATCCATTGGGAGATCAGGATGCTTGGCTGTTCCTGACGCAAGACAGCGGACGACTGCTCGAGGCCGGGTGGCAAGTGCTGCTTCCGGGTTGGTGGGAAGCTGCACGCAAGAAGAAACCCAAGCTGCGTGCCAAGGTGAAACCGGAGGAAGGCAGTGAACGGGGACAGTCGTTCTTTGGACTGGACTCGATCATTCATTTTGACTGGCGTATTGCGATTGGGGATACGGATCTCAGTGAGGAAGAATTCGCTGACCTCGTGGCCCGTAATGAACGGCTGGTCCGCTTCCGTGGAGAATGGGTTCCCCTTGATCCGGCCTTGCTTGAGCAGATCCGCCGGGCCATGGGCGGTGTGGATCAGGAACAGGGGCTGTCTTTTCAGGATATTCTGCACCTGCATCTACTTCATAATGAGCAGCGGGAATATCGCAACCAGAAACGCAAGGAAGGACAGGAAGAGGAAGAAGAACAGCCACAATCCAACGAGAACATTCGACTTGAGGTGGAACTGAACGAACACCTGAACCGGATAATCGCACAGCTTGGCGGAGGGCAAGGCGGCGCTCCTTCCCTGCCTATTCCGGAAGGGTTGCATGCTGAGCTGCGTTCTTATCAAAAGGAAGGTTTCGCTTGGCTTGGATTCCTGCGTAGATTCGGTCTCGGTGCTTGTCTTGCGGATGACATGGGACTGGGAAAAACGATACAGTTCATTACGTACTTACTTCATCTCAAAGAGCATGAGCAGCGCTTGCCTGGGCAGGCCCCGGCCCTTCTCGTCTGCCCCACTTCCGTATTGGGGAACTGGCAAAAGGAAATCAGTCGCTTCGCGCCTTCAATTAACGTCAGTTTGCACTACGGAGCACGAAGACTGAGCGGAGAAGCGTTCCGGGAACAAACTGAACAGGTGGATATTATCATTACCTCGTATGCAACAGCTACTCTCGATCAGGAGATGTTACAGTCCTATACGTGGGCATCGATCTGTCTGGATGAAGCGCAAAATATTAAAAATGCCCAAACGAAGCAGTCCATGGCGGTACGCAGCTTCCCGGCAAAACACCGTATTGCACTGACGGGTACGCCGATTGAAAATCGGCTGTCCGAGCTGTGGTCCATCTATGATTTTATTAATCCAGGCTATCTGGGCAGCGCACGAGCATTCCAGACTCGCTTTATCAGTGCGATCGAGAAGGATAAGGACGAGCAGCGCATGCAGGATTTGCAGCAGTTAGTGAAGCCATTCATGCTGCGCCGCAAGAAAAAAGATCCGAATATTCAACTCGATCTGCCGGACAAAAATGAAATGAAAACTTACATTCACCTTACGGGTGAACAAAGTGCACTGTATGATCAGTCCGTTCAGGAACTGATGGACAAAATGAAAGAGCTGGAAGGCATCAAGCGCAAAGGTGCGATTCTCTCTGCCTTAACCCAGCTCAAGCAGTTGTGTGATCATCCCCTGCTGCTGACTAAAGAAGCCTTGCCGGAAACGATCTCCTCGGAAGGCTCTGTAACAGAGTATGACCTGTACAGTCCGCAGGACATGGCCATGCTGATCAGCCGCTCCGCAAAGCTGGAACGACTGATGGAACTGGTCCGTGAACTACGGGATGAGGGCGAACGTTGCCTGATTTTCACACAATACATCGGCATGGGACAGATGCTGCAGCAGGTGTTAAGACAAGAGTTGCAGGAGCCTGTACTGTATCTGCATGGGGGTACGTCCAAGACAGCCAGGGATCGCATGATTGACGAGTTTCAGTCCCGGACGCTGCCTGCCGCAGAGCAGCCTTCGGTCTTTATTCTGTCCATCAAAGCAGGCGGCGTGGGCTTGAACCTGACCGCAGCGAATCATGTATTCCACTTTGACCGCTGGTGGAACCCTGCCGTGGAAAATCAGGCTACAGACCGTGCCTATCGGATGGGACAGACGAAGGATGTTCAAGTACACAAGTTCATCTCCCTGGGCACGCTTGAAGAACGCATTGACGAGATGCTGGAGAGTAAACAACAGCTTAGCGACAATATTATCACCAGCTCAGAAAACTGGATTACCGAGCTGTCGACGGATGAGCTGAAGGATCTGTTCACCCGGCGCCGCGACTGGTCGGGTTAACTCCAGACTGGGTTGATGCAACATGCGTAACCTTGTAAATAGTAGAATACAAAAAGAGCGAAGTGTCGGAAATGAATTCCGTCTTCGCTCTTTTTTACAATCCTAGCGCATGTTTCCGATGATGGACGATCTTGAATCCTGCATTTTCTTGATGAAGTTAGTCATCACATCAAAAGCTTCATTGCGTTTGTTAGTCATAGACTGCAAACGCAGCATATCCATTTGTTGTGAGTTGCTCAACGCATCGATTTGGCCCTTCAGAACTTGGACTTGGGAAGCATCCCCGCTCTGAATGGCCGCTTGCAATTGTTCGTTCAGCTCTGCAATCGCTTGATTGCGATTTTGAACTTGTTGAATCTGTGTCTGCAATTGGCTATCCAGCAATTTCGTGCGTTCTTGCTGAACCATCAACAAAGCTGTTTCGATATCCATGCTGCTCAGATCAATAGCTGAGAGAGAAGCCCCCACCGGATTTACCGCAGAAGCACTTGCTGCAGAAGCAGAAGTTACAACGGATATAGCTGCAATGGCAGCAATAACTGTGGAAGAAATGACTTTGCTTGATTTTTTCATAACGTATACCTCCTTCATGTTAATAGATACCAGCCATTAACTGGCATCTTTCGACATCATATATCGAAGGTCCTAGATCCTACAACCTAAACTAGCGAAGTTGAGACTAAATTGATACAGATTGAGTCCCAGAACCAATAGATATACATAATTCAAAACCAGCACGCTGTTCCATTCAAAATGGCAAACGTGCTGGTCGTTTTGTTTTATTTTTCAGAATCCATGGCAGTATCAGGTTGAGCCAACCTTCTAACCATATACGGAACCAGAATGGAGGTCAGAATAACCGCAAAAGCAATCTGGGCAATCGCCGTCTCCACGTAAGGTTCATATGCCGGGTTAAATCCGGCGGCCATCGAGGGTACTACCATTGACAGACCAGCAACCGAACAAGTCGCTGCCGCTGCATAACCCGGACGTTTGAGCAACCCACGATCAATTCCGATGAGAGGCAGCATACAGATGATCAGAAACAGCACAGTTACCAGCAAGCCGGATAAGCTCGACTGAAATGCAATGCGCAAATTAATATTAGACCCAAAGCTTGTACCAAGAAAAGGCAGCAGAATCAATGTTCCCGGAGCGAACATCTTCTGAATATTGCTGTCCAGATTACCCAACAGAATACCAATCAGAAAAGGCACCAGTGTAGCAAGAACACTGAGATAATCAATCCCGACACCACTTGCCGAATTCAATATCATGACCGGAATGACGGGAACAGCAATCAGATTCAAAATGCCAAATGCAGCTCGATCTACATCATCGCCATAGGAATTCATCAATGCCAGATATAGGCCCGGATTGCAGCTGGTCAGAACGGCTATGAATGCTACCGCAGAGACACCACCAATCCCACCTATGCCAAAAAAATGTACAAACGCCCAGCCGAATATACAGCTGATGATTAGGCGGGAAATGCAGAGCACACCTGCTCTCTTCAAGGTCGTCAGTAGCTGGGACAGGTTCAATTGTGTTCCGGACACCAGCAGGATCATGCCAATGAGCACCATCGTGCCTTTTGAGGTGAACAGTGCCGTTGTTGGATCACCGAGCTGAAAGAAGGCCGGAAACAGGGTGTTGATGACAGCAGCTAACAGCATAGGGACAATTAGCAAGCCGCCAGGAATTTTTTGGACACGCCCCAGAATATTCATCTTGGCTTACAGCTGCTCTCCATTGGTTTGGATCACATTCTGATACCAGAAGAACGAATCTTTACGATATCTTTTCATTGAACCATTGCCATAGTCGTCCTGATCGACATAGATGAACCCGTAACGTTTACTCATCTCGGAAGTACCCGAACTGATCATGTCGATCGGTCCCCACATCGTGTATCCCAGCACCTCTACACCATCGGCTATGGCCAGCCCCATCTGTTCAATGTGTTTGCTCAGAAAGTCAATTCGATAAGGATCGTTGACGCTTCCATCCTCATTCAACTTGTCGTAGAAGCCCGAGCTGTTCTCAAGAATAAATACAGGCTTTTTATAGCGGTCATAGACCAGATTAAGCGTATACCGCAGTCCCACCGGGTCGATCTGCCAGCCCCATTCGTTTGCAGGCAAATGGGGGTTTTTGTAGACGCTGTGTACATTCCCGGCCGTTAATTCAAGCTGTTCGGTATCACTGCTGGAGATCATGGAATTGTAATACGACATGCCAACGAAATCAGCCGTGTTCGCCCGAATGCTATCGAGGTCACCGTCTTCGATGTTGATGGTAATGCCTTTATTTTTGAAATAAGTCTTGCCATAGTACGGATATTCCCCTTGATTCAATACATCCAGGAAGAACTGGTTTTTCATCTGATCATCCTGCTGCATTTGGAGCGCATCCTCCGGCTTGCACGTATATGGATACGTTGTAAAATAGGCCACCATACTTCCGATTTTATTCTCCGGATCGATCTCGTGTGCCATCTTGGTCGCTCTGGATGCCGCCACAAATTGGTGGTGCAGACCCTGGAATAACATCTCTTCAAAATTCGGCTTGTCATATTCAATAATGCCCAGCGTCTTGGCTCCTGCTTTTACACTCATGTTGATCTCGTTAAATGTGATCCAATACTTCACTTTCCCTTTGTACCGATTAAACAGCACATCACAGTAATTCACATACAAATCAATCAGCTTGCGGTTGAACCATCCACCAAACTTGTCAATTAACACGATGGGCATATCAAAATGACTGATCGTAATCAGAGGCTCCATGCCATGCTTCAGACACTCATCAATCACTTGGTCGTAGAACTGAAGTGCCTTCTCGTTCGGAGCCGCGTCATCCCCGTTCGGGAATACTCTGGCCCATGAGATGGAATAGCGGAATACCTTGAAGCCCATTTCAGCGAATAGCGCAAGGTCCTCTCTAAACGTATGGTAAAAGTCGATGCCCCGGCGCTTCGGATATTTTACGGTATCAGGGTCATTTTTCGCTTCCTCGATCATCTCCCGATTGATTCGGATCTGCTTGGTCACCTTGCGATCGTTCTTCTCGTTAAACTTCATCACTTCCGGTATGGTCAGGCTCTTGCCATCCACATTGTAAGCTCCTTCTGCCTGACAGGCTGAAAGCGCCCCGCCCCATAAGAAATCTTTTGGAAAATTTAAATTTGTCATTTGGGTTTCCTCCTGTTATTCGGTCTACCTTTATTTAGTTTGGATCAGAAATGCAGTAGCAGTAGCACTAGCGCATTAAGGGATCAGCTTGATCAATGCTTCGCTTTCTCGAACGGATCCACTATTAGCTGTGGTCAAGACGTCTCCATACTGCTGCATATTGGTTACCACAATGGATGTAATCGTGTTATATCCCGCTGAAGTGATGCCTTCCGGATCAAACTCTACTAATAAATCCCCTGCCTTGATGCTCTGTCCTTGTTCGATATGGGCGTTAAAATATTTCCCTTTCAGACTGACGGTGTCCACGCCAATATGAATCAGAATTTCCACACCGTTTGCTGCCTTGAGCCCAATGGCATGTTTGGTACGATATAACGCTTCAACTACCCCGTCAAAAGGAGCGTACACTTTGCCTTCTGTCGGAACAATGGCAATACCTTTACCCATCAGCTCCTGGGCGAATGCCTGATCCTCAACCTCTGAGATCGGTCTGATCTCCCCCGTCATTGGACTGACAATTAGCATATCGGAGGAAGATGCAGATGTCTGAGGGGAGTCTTGTTCTGCTGTCACTCCTGTGGCAGCAGCAGTCTGAATGCTGTCTACCGCACCCGCTGCCTGCTGCTTCGGTTTTGCTCCATCTGCGTCTTCCTTAATACCGGCCATCAGGGTAAATACAAAGCCGAGTATGATTGCAGCAACAGAGCCAATCACGACATAGATGTAACGGTCAGCAGTGTACGTCCCCAAAGCGAGGATGCCGGGCAATGAAATTGCTGTAGCACTGGCGTGAACCAGACTGTAAAATCCTCCGACCAGCCCGGCTGCTGCACAGCCCGCAAAGAATGGCCGCTTGTATCGCAGCGTAACCCCGTAGATAGCAGGTTCAGTGATTCCGAACAATGCCGTGAAGCCGCTTGATCCGGCGGCAGATTTCATCGTTTTACTCTTCGTCAGTACAAATACACCGAATGCCGCTCCCGCTTGGGCCAGGTTCGCCGCCAGTGCAGCAGGCAGCAGCACGGTTGAACCCAGACTCGCCACTTGTTGTACCTGAATGGGCATGAGTGCATAGTGCATACCGAACATAACCATGATCGGTTTGAAAAATCCGAGAATCAGACCGGCAAGAACGCCTGCTGTGGAGAACAGATAATTAATTCCCTGGGTGAGCCAGTCACCGACATAGGAACCGATAGGTCCAAGTACGATGAGTTCGAGTGGAATCATGATAAATAAAACCACCATTGGGGTAAGCAGCACCCTGAGAAACTTCGGTATGAACTGATCGACAAATCTGTACACATAGCTCATGATCCAAACGGCCAGTATGATGGGAATGACCGAGGATGAATACTTCATCAGCAGGATCGGCATTCCAAGAAAATCAATGGTATTGACGCCTGTATCGGCGATCTGGGCAGCTGCATTCAAAATGGTTGGATGCATCAGTCCGGCTGCAAGTGCCACCGCCAGATACGGATTGGTTTTGAACTTGTGAGCTGCGCTCACGGCCAGGAAGAAAGGCAGGAAATAGAAGATCAGATCGCCAATCATATTGACGATGACCAAGAATCCCGAACCTTCGAGCCATCCCAATGCAGCGATTACTGTAGCCACACATTTGATCATCCCGCAGCCAACGAGGGCTGGAAGTACAGGCGTGAATATGCCTGCAATCGTCTCCAGCACTACATTGACCGGGTTACGTTTCTTCTTCGGTCCGCTGCGATCTGCGGATTCGTCCACTCCACCAAATTGGTCTGAAGTCAGACTTTTCACTTCACCGTATACTGCATCTACCTTGGCACCAATAACGACCTGGATCTGTCCCCCGGAATTCTGTGCCTTGAGTACGCCCTCCAGCTGATCCAGCGTCTTCAAATCTGCCTTGGCATCATCTTTTAATACAAATCTCAACCGGGTTGCACAGTGTGTCAGACCCGAGATGTTTTGCTCGCCGCCAACAAGTTCAAGTATGTTTTTAGCCAAGTCTTTGTTGTTCATGACCCTTCTCCTTTATACAGAAAGATAAAATGGTTTGATTTTTATATAAAAAATGACCAAGCCGGGGAATCGTCATTCCCTACGCTTGGTCATGCCTGATCGAATCAGTAACAGTCCATTGTGTAATATTCGATTGTTTAGTTGGATATAAGTCGTTGGATATGAAGAATCAGGTATAATTTTTCATCATCGGAACAGGTCCAGCCATAATTGTTTTTCAGGAAATCCGCAATCTTCTCCACACACGCCAGTTCCTTCGGAAACTTCTCCTTCACCATCAGGAACAGGGACTCGTTCTCGTCCTTGAGCGATTTGCCGCTCATTTGCCGCATAATGAAGTACCGTATATGTGTCGCAAACCTCATAAAATGAATGGAATCTTCCTGAAAATCGATTTTGAGCGCATACTTAATCACCGATAGAATCTCACCCGTTACTGTGGTCACCTTGGTCGTGTCCGTCATTTCCCCCGAACCGACCTGTGCGTTGACAAAATGAAGTGCCATTAGTGTCGTTTCTGCTGCTGGCAAGGTTATACCCGTTTGTTCATGGATCAGCTTGAGTGCTGCCTCTCCCACCCGGGTCTCATCCGGATAGAGTGTTCGCACTTCCCATTCCAGTGGATTTTTGATACTGATGCCTTCTCTGGTTCGGGTTAACGCAAAACTGATATGGTCAGACAGGGTGAGAAGCAGATTCGGGTTAAACGTTTTATTCAGGATCTGACTGCCCAGCTTGATGACTTCCTCCGCGAGATAAATATCCTCAATCGGAATGCTGTTCAGCAGATCATACATCCGGATGTTCTTCGGAGCTACGAATATTTTCTCCACCAAGTCGGTCTCCGTCAGCTCATAAGGGGTCTTCAGAAATCCCACACCCTTGCCTACGACAAATACCTCTTCGTTATGTTCATTGATAGCGATGGCCACGTTATTGTTTACTTTCTTGATAACCTTCAATGTTCTCACCCCCTGACAAAAATAAAAAAAGACCGAAAGCGATTACAGTAAAGCAATCGAATTCGGTCATGCCTGGTTTCCCCAGTAACAGTCCGTGTTATGAATATACGTTTATTATAGTGCTGTTTTCGTAAAAGTCAATCATCCAATGTCAGGAAAAAAATTAACCTCTCTTTCATTGAAGGATATATACACCCGAATCGAAGGGAACGTGCACACCCAATACGTCATATATAACGAGCACTTTTTTTCAAACTAAAAAAAAATGTGACCCTATGCCCTGCACGGCAGTCTAATTCATATAAAAACCAACCAGCCCAGTGCTGTGTTCATTCCTCCCATACGAAAGGAGCTGTCACCCATGGATTCACCCGATCTCATCAAGCTAGCCATTCAGGGAGATCGCGATGCCTTCATCAGGCTAATCCGAGAGATTGAAAATTCCCTATACAATACCGCAATATCCATGCTGCGAAAAGAGGAGGATGTGGCGGATGCCATTCAGGAGACCATCCTGAAAGCCTACAAATCCATGCACACCCTCCGGGAACCCCAGTACTTCAAAACATGGATGTTCCGCATTCTTATTAATGAATGCAATACCCTGCTATCCCGTCGTACCCGCTCCACTTCCTATGCAGAAGTACCACTGTCAAGACAGCTGGAGCCTTCCAGTCCCTATGATGAGGTGGACATGAGGGAAGCGGTCGATCAACTGGAAGAGTCCAAGCGAATTGTCATTGTGCTGCATTATTTTGAAGATTTGAGTCTGCGTCAAGTCGCGGATGCGCTGGGGCTATCTGAAAGCGCAGTGAAAATGAGGCTGACACGGGCAAGGAAAGAACTGTACCACAAATTCAGAAACTTTCGGGAGGTAAAATTCCATGTCGAACCCGTTTAATATCGATCAGAAGTTAAAAGAACAAGCAAAGGAGCGTCCAATTATGTCTGAAATCGTACGTAACCGCATTGATGCTACACTGGGGTCTCTGCCAGAATCACCAAACACCCTGAACATCGAACAGGGCGCAGGGCGCGGGCTGCGCAAAGGATTACGCCGCACGGCAGCCGCAACAATTGCAGCCGGTGTACTGGCCGTGACCGTATTTGCATCAGGCTTTGTCTCTCCGGTCATGGCTGACTCCTTGCGCCAAATACCGCTTGTAGGCAGTCTCTTCAGCTCCATCGAAGCCGATATGGGGCTTAGAACAGCGGGTAACGAAGGTTTAACTACCCCTGTGAACCGCTCCTTTGCTTATCAGGATGTGAAGCTCGAAGTATTGGAAACGGTATATGACGGTACACGCGCAGCGTTTCTGGTTCACGTCACTGCACCCAATCTGAATCAGGGCATGTATGACAACGGCAAGGACATTGTGAAGCTGAGCAGCGGCATCGAGAACGTCTTTTTCCAAGCCAACGGGTCCCGACCGGACAGCGGTCTGTTCTACAGTTCCACCGGGGCGAACGAGCCAGACACCCTGCTTTTTGAACAGGTCATTCCCTCCGATCAGAAAGACGCCTTCCCGGATCAGTTTGACGCTAAAGTCAAGTTGACGCTTCAAGGGATTGATCACGAGTTTGAGTTGACAGTTCCTTTTGCCAAATCAACAGATAACATCCACCATGTTCAGCCTGATACCGTCATGACCCATGATCTGTATACAGCTGCTGTTACGAAAGCCGACGTTACACCTGTCACCACCCGCTTAACTACCGTTATCGGTTTGAACGATAAGAGTACACTTACGGCAAAAGAGGAAGAACAGCTGCGTCACATCGGATTTGCCGTCTATGATGATCAGGGGCGGCAGCTGACTGCACTCAGTGGCGAGGGCATGTACGAGGGCAACCAGCTGAAATCGGAACGCATCTATGCTACAACAGCCAAAGATGTAAAATACCTGATGGTGAAACCTTTCGAGATCAAGGATGACTTCGCCGAAGAGGTTAAAGACACGCAATTCATCAAGGGAATGGAAATGAAGATTCAGCTTCAATAGCCTGAAACTCATTTCTTTGTAAAGGGGTCATTCCATGTCCATCCAGTATTCCATCTCATCTCCCATCGTACTTGGTCCTCTATTCGTTTTGGTCCTGCTTATCCTGGTGCTTCATGCCAGGTTGAGCAGCACCAGGTATACGGTCAGACAGTATGTGTTGGTGCTCGCATTAGCCATATATATGTTGGGTATTATGCACTTTGTATTCTTCCCTATCGACGTGAACATCGGGATCTATGCCAATCAGACCCCCTGGTATCAAAGCATTCAATGGATTCCGCTTCTGACCGCAGATGCATCAAGTTTTCTCCTAAACATCCTGCTGTTTATGCCACTG
Above is a window of Paenibacillus sp. E222 DNA encoding:
- a CDS encoding DEAD/DEAH box helicase, giving the protein MHPYTETIEVHVALTGYGDALFYGALNTHHFVSGQSLKQRLFAWHAPSFYGTELETRQIEEIELVVLPAEEVIPFFSEMNTLLHIEWKWDEQAEHLIRLASVLAASIENRKYIPSFTAFRTGQLQWTWDLDSLKKQDRTALGKALEQTDESYAEGLSAAYSASVFQRWYSTEEAATDLRREFPQLFPQSGTAPQTAGMDAQSWLVSIGWKADAAPFRPLLQLLEPEDDEPAWRLRLVLQNKLDAAVLVPVRLDSRGRLEGEWPDVWTPFILDRSAGWLEQLRAHLPRIRRAISGSRDVLSDPLGDQDAWLFLTQDSGRLLEAGWQVLLPGWWEAARKKKPKLRAKVKPEEGSERGQSFFGLDSIIHFDWRIAIGDTDLSEEEFADLVARNERLVRFRGEWVPLDPALLEQIRRAMGGVDQEQGLSFQDILHLHLLHNEQREYRNQKRKEGQEEEEEQPQSNENIRLEVELNEHLNRIIAQLGGGQGGAPSLPIPEGLHAELRSYQKEGFAWLGFLRRFGLGACLADDMGLGKTIQFITYLLHLKEHEQRLPGQAPALLVCPTSVLGNWQKEISRFAPSINVSLHYGARRLSGEAFREQTEQVDIIITSYATATLDQEMLQSYTWASICLDEAQNIKNAQTKQSMAVRSFPAKHRIALTGTPIENRLSELWSIYDFINPGYLGSARAFQTRFISAIEKDKDEQRMQDLQQLVKPFMLRRKKKDPNIQLDLPDKNEMKTYIHLTGEQSALYDQSVQELMDKMKELEGIKRKGAILSALTQLKQLCDHPLLLTKEALPETISSEGSVTEYDLYSPQDMAMLISRSAKLERLMELVRELRDEGERCLIFTQYIGMGQMLQQVLRQELQEPVLYLHGGTSKTARDRMIDEFQSRTLPAAEQPSVFILSIKAGGVGLNLTAANHVFHFDRWWNPAVENQATDRAYRMGQTKDVQVHKFISLGTLEERIDEMLESKQQLSDNIITSSENWITELSTDELKDLFTRRRDWSG
- a CDS encoding 2-keto-3-deoxygluconate permease, translated to MNILGRVQKIPGGLLIVPMLLAAVINTLFPAFFQLGDPTTALFTSKGTMVLIGMILLVSGTQLNLSQLLTTLKRAGVLCISRLIISCIFGWAFVHFFGIGGIGGVSAVAFIAVLTSCNPGLYLALMNSYGDDVDRAAFGILNLIAVPVIPVMILNSASGVGIDYLSVLATLVPFLIGILLGNLDSNIQKMFAPGTLILLPFLGTSFGSNINLRIAFQSSLSGLLVTVLFLIICMLPLIGIDRGLLKRPGYAAAATCSVAGLSMVVPSMAAGFNPAYEPYVETAIAQIAFAVILTSILVPYMVRRLAQPDTAMDSEK
- a CDS encoding glycoside hydrolase family 1 protein, whose translation is MTNLNFPKDFLWGGALSACQAEGAYNVDGKSLTIPEVMKFNEKNDRKVTKQIRINREMIEEAKNDPDTVKYPKRRGIDFYHTFREDLALFAEMGFKVFRYSISWARVFPNGDDAAPNEKALQFYDQVIDECLKHGMEPLITISHFDMPIVLIDKFGGWFNRKLIDLYVNYCDVLFNRYKGKVKYWITFNEINMSVKAGAKTLGIIEYDKPNFEEMLFQGLHHQFVAASRATKMAHEIDPENKIGSMVAYFTTYPYTCKPEDALQMQQDDQMKNQFFLDVLNQGEYPYYGKTYFKNKGITINIEDGDLDSIRANTADFVGMSYYNSMISSSDTEQLELTAGNVHSVYKNPHLPANEWGWQIDPVGLRYTLNLVYDRYKKPVFILENSSGFYDKLNEDGSVNDPYRIDFLSKHIEQMGLAIADGVEVLGYTMWGPIDMISSGTSEMSKRYGFIYVDQDDYGNGSMKRYRKDSFFWYQNVIQTNGEQL
- a CDS encoding beta-glucoside-specific PTS transporter subunit IIABC, producing the protein MNNKDLAKNILELVGGEQNISGLTHCATRLRFVLKDDAKADLKTLDQLEGVLKAQNSGGQIQVVIGAKVDAVYGEVKSLTSDQFGGVDESADRSGPKKKRNPVNVVLETIAGIFTPVLPALVGCGMIKCVATVIAALGWLEGSGFLVIVNMIGDLIFYFLPFFLAVSAAHKFKTNPYLAVALAAGLMHPTILNAAAQIADTGVNTIDFLGMPILLMKYSSSVIPIILAVWIMSYVYRFVDQFIPKFLRVLLTPMVVLFIMIPLELIVLGPIGSYVGDWLTQGINYLFSTAGVLAGLILGFFKPIMVMFGMHYALMPIQVQQVASLGSTVLLPAALAANLAQAGAAFGVFVLTKSKTMKSAAGSSGFTALFGITEPAIYGVTLRYKRPFFAGCAAAGLVGGFYSLVHASATAISLPGILALGTYTADRYIYVVIGSVAAIILGFVFTLMAGIKEDADGAKPKQQAAGAVDSIQTAAATGVTAEQDSPQTSASSSDMLIVSPMTGEIRPISEVEDQAFAQELMGKGIAIVPTEGKVYAPFDGVVEALYRTKHAIGLKAANGVEILIHIGVDTVSLKGKYFNAHIEQGQSIKAGDLLVEFDPEGITSAGYNTITSIVVTNMQQYGDVLTTANSGSVRESEALIKLIP
- a CDS encoding PRD domain-containing protein, whose protein sequence is MRTLKVIKKVNNNVAIAINEHNEEVFVVGKGVGFLKTPYELTETDLVEKIFVAPKNIRMYDLLNSIPIEDIYLAEEVIKLGSQILNKTFNPNLLLTLSDHISFALTRTREGISIKNPLEWEVRTLYPDETRVGEAALKLIHEQTGITLPAAETTLMALHFVNAQVGSGEMTDTTKVTTVTGEILSVIKYALKIDFQEDSIHFMRFATHIRYFIMRQMSGKSLKDENESLFLMVKEKFPKELACVEKIADFLKNNYGWTCSDDEKLYLILHIQRLISN
- a CDS encoding sigma-70 family RNA polymerase sigma factor, whose translation is MDSPDLIKLAIQGDRDAFIRLIREIENSLYNTAISMLRKEEDVADAIQETILKAYKSMHTLREPQYFKTWMFRILINECNTLLSRRTRSTSYAEVPLSRQLEPSSPYDEVDMREAVDQLEESKRIVIVLHYFEDLSLRQVADALGLSESAVKMRLTRARKELYHKFRNFREVKFHVEPV
- a CDS encoding DUF4179 domain-containing protein; translation: MSNPFNIDQKLKEQAKERPIMSEIVRNRIDATLGSLPESPNTLNIEQGAGRGLRKGLRRTAAATIAAGVLAVTVFASGFVSPVMADSLRQIPLVGSLFSSIEADMGLRTAGNEGLTTPVNRSFAYQDVKLEVLETVYDGTRAAFLVHVTAPNLNQGMYDNGKDIVKLSSGIENVFFQANGSRPDSGLFYSSTGANEPDTLLFEQVIPSDQKDAFPDQFDAKVKLTLQGIDHEFELTVPFAKSTDNIHHVQPDTVMTHDLYTAAVTKADVTPVTTRLTTVIGLNDKSTLTAKEEEQLRHIGFAVYDDQGRQLTALSGEGMYEGNQLKSERIYATTAKDVKYLMVKPFEIKDDFAEEVKDTQFIKGMEMKIQLQ
- a CDS encoding VanZ family protein translates to MSIQYSISSPIVLGPLFVLVLLILVLHARLSSTRYTVRQYVLVLALAIYMLGIMHFVFFPIDVNIGIYANQTPWYQSIQWIPLLTADASSFLLNILLFMPLGFMLPLARPWIHSIRTAAAAGLALSFLIEITQLLLRVTLGNGRSTDLNDLIANTAGSVIGFVILNMFSKSSIGQRLIAIWELPHGASSKDMQ